The following are encoded together in the Podospora pseudopauciseta strain CBS 411.78 mitochondrion, complete sequence, whole genome shotgun sequence genome:
- the nad4 gene encoding NADH dehydrogenase subunit 4, whose product MSGLLYALLIIPMIGIFFILSFDSYNFNITSNNSNSGSFSESGAGKNSGGELLKVLVINNELNFYKKIAFITTIMNLIVSLIIYILFDFSTNQFQFVQDDLELSVYNIYLGVDGLSIYFVLLTTIIMPIALISNWNSITHNIKAYLIIILLLETLLLAVFLVLDVLLFYIFFESILPPLFILIGLFGSSNKVRASFYIFLYTLLGSLFLLLSILTMSSLIGTTYLDVLSKSNFEYTTQIFLFLGVFIAFAVKTPTVFLNSWLLKAHVESPLGGSIVLAGIVLKLSLYGIFRLILPLLPKISLNYTSIIFSIGIITIIYASFSTLRTIDIKELIAYSSVSHAAVYLIGVFSNIIQGIEGGILLGLGHGFVSSGLFICAGGVLYDRSGTRIISYYRGTAQVMPLFSILFFILCLGNCGAPLTLNFVGEFMSLYGTFERLPLLGLFSSSSMIFSAAYTIYMYNRIAFGGSFSKFFEENIGDVTKREFFLLFTLIIFTIMFGIYPSFILDGLHYNVTSLLFGV is encoded by the coding sequence ATGTCAGGATTGTTATATGCTCTATTAATTATACCTATGATAGGTATTTTTTTTATTTTAAGTTTTGATAGTTATAATTTTAATATTACTAGTAATAACAGTAATAGTGGGAGTTTTAGTGAATCCGGAGCTGGTAAGAATAGTGGAGGAGAATTATTAAAAGTCCTCGTAATAAATAATGAATTAAATTTTTATAAAAAAATTGCTTTTATAACTACAATTATGAATTTAATTGTATCATTAATAATTTATATTTTGTTTGATTTTAGTACTAATCAATTTCAATTTGTACAAGATGATTTGGAATTAAGTGTTTATAATATATATTTAGGGGTGGATGGTCTTTCAATATATTTTGTATTATTAACAACTATAATAATGCCTATAGCATTAATATCAAATTGAAATTCAATAACACATAATATTAAGGCATATTTAATAATAATATTATTGCTGGAAACTCTTTTATTGGCCGTATTTTTAGTATTAGATGTATTATTATTTTATATATTTTTTGAAAGTATATTACCGCCTTTATTTATATTAATAGGTTTATTTGGATCAAGTAATAAAGTAAGAGCTAGTTTTTATATTTTTTTATATACATTGTTAGGATCATTATTTTTATTATTATCTATTTTAACTATGTCTTCTTTAATTGGTACAACATATTTGGATGTTTTATCAAAAAGTAATTTTGAATATACAACTCAAATATTTTTATTTTTAGGAGTATTTATAGCTTTTGCTGTAAAAACTCCTACAGTTTTCTTAAATAGTTGATTATTAAAAGCTCATGTAGAATCGCCCTTAGGTGGAAGTATAGTACTTGCAGGTATTGTATTAAAATTAAGTTTATATGGTATATTTAGACTAATCCTACCTTTATTACCTAAAATATCTTTAAATTATACTTCTATAATTTTTAGTATAGGTATTATTACAATAATTTATGCCAGTTTTAGTACATTACGAACTATAGATATAAAAGAACTAATTGCTTATAGCTCAGTATCTCATGCTGCAGTTTATTTAATAGGTGTATTCAGTAATATTATTCAAGGGATTGAAGGTGGTATACTTTTAGGTTTAGGACATGGATTTGTGTCAAGTGGGCTATTTATATGTGCAGGAGGTGTATTGTATGATAGATCTGGTACTAGAATAATATCTTACTATAGAGGAACTGCTCAAGTAATGCCTTTGTTCTCCATACTTTTTTTCATTTTATGTTTAGGTAATTGTGGTGCACCTTTAACTTTAAATTTTGTAGGGGAATTTATGTCTTTATATGGAACTTTTGAAAGATTACCTTTATTAGGTCTATTTTCTAGTTCTTCTATGATATTCTCGGCCGCTTACACTATATATATGTATAACCGTATAGCTTTCGGTGGTTCATTTAGTAAATTCTTTGAAGAAAATATTGGTGATGTAACTAAAAGAGAATTCTTTTTATTATTTACTTTAATAATATTTACTATTATGTTTGGAATATACCCATCCTTTATTTTAGATGGCTTACATTATAATGTAACAAGTTTATTGTTTGGTGTTTAG
- the atp8 gene encoding ATP synthase F0 subunit 8 translates to MPQLVPFYFVNEITFTFIILAITVYILSKYILPRFVRLFLSRTFISKLLG, encoded by the coding sequence ATGCCTCAATTAGTCCCATTTTATTTTGTTAATGAAATAACATTTACTTTTATTATACTTGCTATAACTGTGTATATTTTATCTAAGTACATTTTACCTAGATTTGTTCGTTTATTCTTATCTCGTACTTTTATATCTAAACTTTTAGGATAA